From the Macaca nemestrina isolate mMacNem1 chromosome 2, mMacNem.hap1, whole genome shotgun sequence genome, the window ttaaaaaaaaaaaaaaaaaaaaaaaaccttacaaaaAAACCCGTACAATTCAGGGCCTGCAAAAGAAACCAAGGTTAGTTTGAGAAAACAGAGGTGAAATGGAATTTGAGGTTGGTGCCCCTCCCCAACAACCCCTTCCCGCCCCCGCGCCACAAAGATCCCGCCAAACGCTTATCCGATCTCGTGAGCGCCTCGCTGGACATTCacgtaaaacaaaaacaattatttcGCTCCAGACGAGGAGCAGAGGAGAAAACAGCAGTGCAATGAGTGATACCGGCAGCCGGGAAGTTCGCAGGCCCCTTGGAGGCCAGGTGAGGCTGCGCCCCAGCTTGCTCCGGAGCTGCAGGAGGCGCCCTGGTCTCCGCGCTTGACATCACCCCCGCCCCCCGCCAACTCCCGGCCTCCagtccttccccctccctccagctCCCTGCACCGCGccctgggtgggtgggtgaatgtgAAGAGGCAGCGTTGGGCTAGGCCCCTGCAGCCCGCTCGGAGCGTCCTAGGCCTGGGGCTGAGCTGTGAGAGACCCAGATTGTCATCCCAGAGGCTCCGCAGCCCGGAAAGGCCTCCTCTCCGACCCTGCGCCGGGTCCGCGGGACAAAGTTCGGAAGCTCGGGGCAGCTGGGCCAGCGCCATTTTCTCGCACTTGTGGCTGGATCTGGTTGTCCCGGCGACTGCGCCCCGGCGCGGTCTCTTCTCCTCTACCTCGGATCCCCAGCACTGACTCGCCCTCAGACGCCGGGGAAGGTGTGACGAGCTCCCGGCCCCGGCCGAGGGGTCCCAGGAGAGAAGCTGGGTGGCGGTGGCCAGGCAGACCGCGGTAGCTGGCCCTCGCCTCCCTCCTCGAGGCACCATTGTTCCGGGATCGCTGTGACCGCCGCAAAGTGAATGCTTTCGGTGCGGACAGTCGCCTTCAAAGCCAGGCCCGGGATTCAGGTCAGGGAGAATCTCAACTCCTGAGAAATTTGCTCCTGTTTGCCACTTCCGCGACTCGAGGAAATGAAATGCCATTAATATTTGAAAAGGCAATTATTTTCCTGTTGAATCGAGAACTGTCTTCATGAATAATTTGTACTGAGGTCTATTGCCatttgagaaacatttttttctctctctctctatctcactctctctctcctctttttattACTTAGGAGGCGGATTTGAGGGAAATGCCCGAGCAGGCCAGACTCTGTAGTTTGTTGTTGatagtgtgtgtttttgtttgtttgtttttgttgttctccccaccaccacccccaccggGAATGAATCAGGGGATCCGAAAGAATGCACAAAATTCTGTCCTGAAAAGACGAAAACCTGAGCCAGCCGCGGGCGCACTGAACTTGCTTCTCTGCTGTAGGTCGACTGTGCTAAGAATTTAACCATTTTCTGCTTCACAGACTTCAAACAGTGGGCCGGCAAAGAGCTgtaaaagtttgtttgttttaaaaaacaacaactctGCCATTAAAGATGAGTTCCTTCTCCAGCTCAGGACTGCGAATCTACCTTCCGGGTGTCCGCCGCCAGCTCCCGGAGTAGCAGGCCTGGGGCCAGGATTCTAGAGTGACCTACCGCCCCTTCCCGGAGCTAAAACTTCGGGCGAGGGGGTGAGATCCTTGCGACATTGTGGGAAACCCTGAAAAGAGCTCAGGGAAACTGTACACTTCCAGACACGCTTTAGAAATAAAGTGCCAGGTTCCAAGTGGACTTTGGTCTGGTCTCCGCGTGTGCCAGTGTCCGGGCCATGGACCTTCCCCGGGAAGGGAGAGTTTGGGGACAAGATAGGCTTTAGCACAACTAGCCTTAGTCAGTTCTTTGACTCCAGCAATTGTCGATGTTCCAGCAAGAATAGGGGCGAGTAAGGCAAGGCACCGGGCAGTAGGAGAAGTGGGGCACCAagctggaatttattttattttctcctgtccCCACTAGTCCCCTTCTTCTGCCCCCAAAATGGGGGAGGAGAGAAGATGTTGATTTCTTAAACTTCCAGGGAGGAGGAGCGAGAAAACCCTAACTAAGGAGAGTACAAACAATGGCTGCTAAACTAATTAATGTAACTTCACAGGCTATCCTGGAAGTGTGAAAACTTTCTCCTTGCAGTTGCATTAATTAGAGATGCTCTGGCCAGAGGAGTTCAATTTTGCAGGCTCTTAAACGGGactcctttttttctgttaactAGAAATAGCAGATGTAGTTGACACATGTCCCCATTTCCCTTAACAACTTGGTAAATGATATTTAAGGTGGCTAGGTCCCGTTAGGTCTGTGCTAAAGCAAAAGTGAGGGTTCACCAAACATCCCTAGTGTCTGGCCACCTAGGCTCAAAAATAGGTACAAAGTTAGCCCATTCGACCCCAACTCCTAAAGAAGGCTCCAGGGCCTGGTAAACCCTCAGACCAGGTGGGCCAGGTTATCAGGAGGACAGGTGGAAGAGTTCTGCCCCGCAATTCCAAAGGGACCAGGAAAAAAGTTAGACAGCTGTTCTTATGTCTTTACGACTTTGGGGAACAATGCTGTTTTTAAATATCTCAAAATCAAACTCTTAAGCAGAGATCACATGTCTGCACACACAGGGTCTTAGGCACGTTCACCCTTGTCCCCCCAGAACGGAAATCCCGCACTATCCTCCCTACACACAGCCTCCGGAAACTTCTGTGATTCTAAGAATAGAAGcgcataattaatattttatggcCTTGGCTCATGGTAACAACACCGAAATatcttccccctcccctcagTTGGGACTTGAGGAAATCCAGACCCGAGGGCCTGCTTCCCCAGAGGGTCCGCACGCGACAGACAGCGCCGAATACTGACCTGTGTGAGTTCGTTTGTGTATTTTGAGATTTTCTGATCTAGCAAAGACCTTCCCACACCCCGGGAAAGGACAAGGGAAGGGCTTCTCGCCCGTGTGCACGCGGATGTGATTTACAAGTTTGTATTTGGCTTTGAAGGGCTTGCCCTGGCGCGGACACTCCTCCCAGAAGCAAATGTGGTTGGCCTGTTCCGGGCCGCCGACGTGCTCCACGGTGACGTGCGTGACCAGCTCGTGCATGGTGCTGAAAGTTTTGGAGCAGAGGCTCGGGGGCGCGGTGCCGTCGGCCGCCAGCCACTTGCAGATGAGCTCCTGTTTGATGGGCTGGCGCATGTAGCGGAAGAAAGCGCCAGGACCGTGGGGCGCAGCGAGGTTCACCGTCAGGTTCATGCCCCCGTAGCCATGCAGAGCTGCGGCAGCTGCCAGGGCGTCGCTGCGGGCCGCAGGCCCTGGCGGGAAGGGTTCTGGCCGCGCGTACATGTCTCCAGGGAGCCCCAGACGCAGGAGTCCATTCAAAGGATGGCTGGGGGAGGCCTGGGGAGGCTCCTCATGGAGGCTCGGGAACACCGAGGGGCTGGAGGCGGCGGCGAGCTGGGGGCCATGGTGTCCAGAGCTGCTACCTGTTGTCGAAACAAATAGCACGCATGAGAACCGGTGGGGTGGGCTGCGCGCTCTTCCCTGGGCCCCGGGGGGCAGGCCCAGCCCAGACGCACTACGGACTCTGCAGTCAGCCGTGGAACTCAGAGCCAGACCGCGCCAGCAGTGAACCGGGTGGACAGAGCAAGGCCAAACACCTCCGCCGCCGTTGGACCGGATTGCTGTTCGGCCAGGTCCCCTGCGGTGCCATGAGCTGGAGAGGGATGGTAGTCGCACAGTAGATGTAAGGGGTAATGGAAGGCGCAGGGCTGAG encodes:
- the LOC105470031 gene encoding zinc finger protein ZIC 4 isoform X3 — translated: MPPFCRNAKLGLLSFLICTGRSLLPLGKNAFWLEIIENNNTLWEKAQSQKMRYKTSLVMRKRLRLYRNTLKESSSSSGHHGPQLAAASSPSVFPSLHEEPPQASPSHPLNGLLRLGLPGDMYARPEPFPPGPAARSDALAAAAALHGYGGMNLTVNLAAPHGPGAFFRYMRQPIKQELICKWLAADGTAPPSLCSKTFSTMHELVTHVTVEHVGGPEQANHICFWEECPRQGKPFKAKYKLVNHIRVHTGEKPFPCPFPGCGKVFARSENLKIHKRTHTDVHRVARKVISLRAAERPASCACYIKGPAHKAVFLRHGASSW
- the LOC105470031 gene encoding zinc finger protein ZIC 4 isoform X2, encoding MRYKTSLVMRKRLRLYRNTLKESSSSSGHHGPQLAAASSPSVFPSLHEEPPQASPSHPLNGLLRLGLPGDMYARPEPFPPGPAARSDALAAAAALHGYGGMNLTVNLAAPHGPGAFFRYMRQPIKQELICKWLAADGTAPPSLCSKTFSTMHELVTHVTVEHVGGPEQANHICFWEECPRQGKPFKAKYKLVNHIRVHTGEKPFPCPFPGCGKVFARSENLKIHKRTHTGEKPFRCEFEGCERRFANSSDRKKHSHVHTSDKPYTCKVRGCDKCYTHPSSLRKHMKVHGRSPPPSSGYDSATPSALVSPSSDCGHESQVASSAAAAARSADLSE
- the LOC105470031 gene encoding zinc finger protein ZIC 4 isoform X1: MPPFCRNAKLGLLSFLICTGRSLLPLGKNAFWLEIIENNNTLWEKAQSQKMRYKTSLVMRKRLRLYRNTLKESSSSSGHHGPQLAAASSPSVFPSLHEEPPQASPSHPLNGLLRLGLPGDMYARPEPFPPGPAARSDALAAAAALHGYGGMNLTVNLAAPHGPGAFFRYMRQPIKQELICKWLAADGTAPPSLCSKTFSTMHELVTHVTVEHVGGPEQANHICFWEECPRQGKPFKAKYKLVNHIRVHTGEKPFPCPFPGCGKVFARSENLKIHKRTHTGEKPFRCEFEGCERRFANSSDRKKHSHVHTSDKPYTCKVRGCDKCYTHPSSLRKHMKVHGRSPPPSSGYDSATPSALVSPSSDCGHESQVASSAAAAARSADLSE